ATTTTCAAGAATGAACGTAGATACGCATTTATAAATCCGTCTAGTTCTCCGTCCATGACGGCATTTGTGTTTCCGATCTCAAAGTTTGTGCGGTGATCTTTCACCATACTATAAGGATGGAACACATACGAGCGAATTTGCGAGCCCCAACCGATCTCTTTTTGTTCGCCACGTATGTCCGCTAGTTCTTGTTGTTGCTTTTCGATCTCTAGTTGATAAAGCTTTGACTTTAACATCTTCATCGCATGGTCACGGTTTTTAATCTGAGACCGTTCACTTTGACACGTAACGACCGTATTTGTCGGTAAATGAGTAATGCGAATCGCCGAGTCGGTCGTATTAATATGCTGACCACCAGCGCCACTTGCACGATACGTATCGACCTTTAAATCTTCGGTACGAATGTCAATTTCGACGGTATCATCTAATTCTGGCATAATTTCACACGATACAAACGATGTATGTCTGCGACCGGAGGAATCAAAAGGTGAAATACGAACGAGGCGGTGAACCCCTTTTTCCGCTTTTAAATACCCGTACGCATTATGTCCTTTAATGAGTAGCGTGACACTTTTCACACCCGCTTCATCGCCTGGTAAGTAATCCATCGTCTCGACTTTAAAGCCGCGACGCTCTGACCAGCGCGTGTACATGCGTAGTAGCATCGACGCCCAGTCTTGAGATTCTGTTCCTCCAGCACCAGGATGCAGCTCTAAGATCGCATTGTTCTTGTCGTACGGCTCACTTAAAAGAAGCTGTAGTTCAAATGCATTGATCTCCTCTAGTAACGCTTTAAACCCTGTATCTAGTTCTTCTTCAAGACCTGAGTCCTCTTCTTCTTTCACTAGTTCATACGAGACTTCTAAGTTTTCGTGTTCTTCTTCTAGCCTTAAGAAGGTATTTACATGCTCCTTTAAAGCGTTCGATTCATTGATTACTGTTTGAGCGGATTCTTGATCGTTCCAAAATTCTGGATCTGTCATAAATTCATCCAACTCCGCGATCCGTTCTTGCTTAGCCTCTAAGTCAAAGAGACCCCCTAAAGTCCGTTAATCGCTTGGCCATTGCTGCTAATTCTTGCTTCACTTCTACTAATTCCATTTTCTCACCTCATGAGATATTTAGCAGGTAGCCTCTAGCTTTTAGCTACCTGCTACTCGCTTGTTTCCTACTGATTCGTGCCGCAGCAGTTTTTGTATTTTTTTCCGCTTCCACAAACGCAAGCATCGTTACGTCCGATCGTTTCGCCTTTGCGGATTGGTTTCTTTTTCTTTACTTCTTGTTTCGATGTGTCTTGGTGGACCGCTTTTCCTTCAGCGACTTTTTGGCGCTCAAGGTTTTGCTGAACTTGTGCTTTCATGATGTACATCGATACTTCTTCCTCAATAGATGCAATCATCGCTTCAAACATTTCAAAGCCTTCGAAACGATATTCACGCAATGGATCATTTTGTCCGTAGGCACGTAAATGAATCCCTTGACGTAGTTGATCCATTTGGTCGATATGATTCATCCACTTGCGATCAACGGTACGAAGCATAATAACTTTCTCGAACTCACGCATATGCTCAGTTGTAAACTGCTCTTCTTTCTCGTTGTAGCGTTCTTTTACCTTTTCCCAAATGAGTTCAACCATCTCTTCAGGATCAAGACCTTTAATTTCCTTTTCAGCGATCTCGCCTTCTTGAAGAAGGTTGGCGTTCATGTAATTGACAACAGCCGTTAAGTCCCAATCCTCTGGCACTTCACTCGTTGGTGTATGCAGACGAACGGTGCGATTAATCACATCGTTAATCATGCCTTCAACAATTTTACGTAGATTGTCAGACTCTAATACTTCCATACGCTGCTTGTAAATGATTTCACGTTGTTCACGCATAACATCATCATATTGCAAGATTTGCTTACGCGCATCGAAGTTATTGCCCTCTACGCGTTTTTGAGCCGTTTCAACCGCACGAGATACGAGGCGACTCTCAATCGGTTGGTCTTCTTCCATTCCAAGACGCTCCATCATCGCGCGCATATTATCCGAACCGAAACGACGCATCAATTCATCTTCCATCGATAAATAGAATTGAGAAGAACCTGGGTCCCCTTGACGACCGGCACGTCCACGAAGCTGGTTATCAATTCGACGACTTTCATGACGTTCTGTTCCTAATACATGTAGACCACCTAGCTCGCGAACGCC
Above is a genomic segment from Bacillus sp. FJAT-45037 containing:
- the prfB gene encoding peptide chain release factor 2 (programmed frameshift), translated to MELVEVKQELAAMAKRLTDFRGSLDLEAKQERIAELDEFMTDPEFWNDQESAQTVINESNALKEHVNTFLRLEEEHENLEVSYELVKEEEDSGLEEELDTGFKALLEEINAFELQLLLSEPYDKNNAILELHPGAGGTESQDWASMLLRMYTRWSERRGFKVETMDYLPGDEAGVKSVTLLIKGHNAYGYLKAEKGVHRLVRISPFDSSGRRHTSFVSCEIMPELDDTVEIDIRTEDLKVDTYRASGAGGQHINTTDSAIRITHLPTNTVVTCQSERSQIKNRDHAMKMLKSKLYQLEIEKQQQELADIRGEQKEIGWGSQIRSYVFHPYSMVKDHRTNFEIGNTNAVMDGELDGFINAYLRSFLKM